CGAGGCCGGTGAGCGGCCCCGGCCAATTGTCCTCCACCGTCTTCGCCATGGCCGCCGCCGCCTTGCCGGCGCCGATGACCACCGTGCGGCCCTTCGGCGGCTGCGGCAGGGCCGCCGGCAGCCGGGTCTCGGCGGTCACCGCGGTGAGGGCCGCCTGGAACAGGTCATGGAGCAGGGCGTCGGCATTCGTGGCAGTGGTGGTCATGGTCGCTCGGGCGTCGTGGGTGGCGGGGCGCTTAGAATGCACACAAATGCGGGGTGGGCCAATGGTTTGGGTGGGGATTGGTAAGGTGTCGGCTTGCGATGCCCTCACCCCAACCCTCCCCCGCTGGGCGGGGGAGGGGGCTGGTGCTGATGCGGGAGAGTGGCGGCAGTCCCTCCCCTGCGAAGCGGGGGAGGTTAGGTGGGGGCAATCGAGGCCGACACCCACACCGACAGTGCCCTCACTTCGACCCGACCTCGTGCCCGGCCAGCAGTTCCAGCGCGCGGAGCATGCCGGAATGGTCCCAGGCCGAGCCGCCCTGCGCGGCGCAGGCGTTGAACAGCTGCTGGCAGCTGGCGGTGTGCGGCAGCGACAGGTTCAGCGCCTTGGCGCCGCTCAGCGCCAGGTTCAGGTCCTTCTGGTGCAGCTCGATGCGGAAGCCGGGGGTGAAGTTGCGGTTGATCATCCGCTCGCCATGGACCTCCAGGATGCGGGAGGAGGCGAAGCCGCCCATCAGCGCCTGACGGACCTTGGCCGGATCGGCGCCGGCCTTCGACGCGAACAGCAGGGCCTCGGCCACCGCCTCGATGGTGAGCGCGACGATGATCTGGTTGGCGACCTTGGTGGTCTGGCCGTCGCCGTTGCCGCCGACCAGCGTGACGTTCTTGCCCATCTTGTCGAACAGCGGCTTGACCGTGTCGAAGGCCTCCTGCGGGCCGCCGACCATGATGGTCAGCGAGGCGGCCTTGGCCCCGACCTCGCCGCCCGACACCGGCGCGTCGAGATAGGCGCAGCCCAGGTCATTGATGCGCTTGGCGTATTCCTTGGTCTCGATCGGCGAGATCGAGGACATGTCGACCACGATCTTGCCCGACGACAGGCCGGCGGCGACGCCGTTCTCGCCGAACAGGGCGGTGCCGACATGGGGGGTGTCCGGCACCATGGTGATGATGACCTCGGCCGCCGCCGCGACCTCGGCGCCGCTCGGGCAGGGGATGGCGCCCTTGGACGTCAGCTCGGCCGGGACCGGCTTGATGTCGTGGACGTAGAGCGTGTGACCGGCGTCCAGCAGGTGCCCCGCCATCGGGGTGCCCATGATGCCGAGACCGATGAATCCGACCTTCATGACGGTAGTCCTTTCTCGCGTGATTTTGGGGGCGTCTCAGACGTGCGCCGGTTCGGTCTTGTAGGGGGCGAACCAGCCGAGCCCCTCGTCCGTCGTCGTCTTCGGCTTGTATTCGCAGCCGACCCAGCCGCTGTAGCCGATGGCGTCCAGATGCTTGAACAGGAAGGGATAATTGATCTCGCCGGTGCCGGGCTCATTGCGGCCGGGGTTGTCGGCCAGCTGGACATGGGCGATGCGGGCAAGGTTGGCCTCGATCGTGCGGGCCAGATCGCCTTCCATGATCTGCATGTGGTAGATGTCGTACTGCACGTACAGATTGTTGGAGCCGACCTTGTCGATCAGGTCCAGCGCCTGTTTCGTGCGGGTCAGGTAGAAGCCGGGGATGTCGCGGGTGTTGATCGGCTCGACCAGCAGCTTGATCCCGGCACCGGCCAGCGCGTCGGCGGCATAGGCGAGGTTGCCGACCAGCGTGCTTTCGGCCGCGGCGGCGTCGCCGCCCTGCGGCAGGATGCCGACGAGGCAGTTAACCTGCTTGCAGCCCAGCGTGCCGGCATAGTCGATGGCGCGGGCGACGCCGTCGCGGAATTCCTGCACGCGGTCGGGCATGATGGCGATGCCGCGCTCCCCACCGCCCCAATTGCCGGCCGGCAGATTGTGCAGGACCTGGGTCAGCCCATGCCGGCGCAGCTTCTCGGCCAGCGCGTCGGCGGGGAAATCATAGGGAAACAGGTACTCGACCCCACGGAAGCCGGCATCGGCCGCCGCGGCGAATCGGTCGAGGAAGGGACGCTCGTTGTAGAGCATCGTCAGGTTGGCGGCGAATTGCACCATGACCGAACTCCCGGTTACGCGAATTGGCCGCCGCGGATGGAGGGGCGGCCCTTGGGAAGGGAGCTTGACCGCCGCGCAGGCCCTTGAGCCAGTTCGCCGGACGGCTTTTTCACACAGCGGAAAGCGGTGTGCGCGAACGATCGCGCTGAGGGAGACCACGGAACTCAATTGACGCTTACGTCACCCTGAACTAGGCTTCGCGTCATCAATCATCCGTCTGCCTAGCGCCGCAAGAAGCGCGGGTTCCATAACCGGAGGAAGCGTCCCGTGACCCAGCCCGAGACCATGCCCGGCTCCCAGCCCTATCCGCATCTGCTGGCCCCGCTCGATCTCGGCTTCACGGTGCTGAAGAACCGGGTGCTGATGGGGTCGATGCACACCGGGCTGGAGGATCGGCGCCGCCATTTCCCGCGGCTGGCCGCCTATTTCGCCGAGCGGGCGCGCGGCGGGGTCGGGCTGATGGTGACCGGCGGCTTCTCGCCGAATGTGGAGGGGTGGCTGTCGCCCTTCGGCTCGACCCTGGCCCGGCATGGCGCGGCGCGGGCGCATCGGGTCATCACCGACGCGGTGCATGCCGAAGACGGCAAGATCGCGCTGCAGATCCTGCATGCCGGCCGCTACGCCTACAGCCCGCTGTCGGTAGCGCCGTCGCGCATCAAGTCGCCGATCACCCCCTTCACGCCGCGCGCCCTGACTGCGCGGGGGGTGGAGCGCCAGATCCGCGCCTATGTCCGCTGCGCCGAGCTGGCGCGCGAGGCCGGCTATGACGGGGTGGAGGTGATGGGGTCGGAAGGCTACCTGATCAACCAGTTCCTGGTGACCCACACCAACCAGCGCACCGACAAATGGGGCGGCTCGTACGAGAACCGCATGCGGTTTCCGGTGGAGATCGTGTCGCGCATGCGCGAGGCGGTCGGGCGCGACTTCATCATCATCTACCGCCTGTCGATGCTGGACCTGATCCCCGACGGCAGCAATTGGGAGGAGGTGGTGCAGCTTGCCCAGGCCATCGAGCGGGCCGGCGCCACCATCATCAACACCGGCATCGGTTGGCACGAGGCGCGGGTGCCGACCATCGCCACCAGCGTGCCGCGCGCCAACTTCGCCTGGGTGACGGGGAAGCTGAAGGGGGCGGTGTCGATCCCGCTCTGCACCACCAACCGCATCAACACGCCCGAGGTCGGCGACGCGGTGATCGGCGAGGGGCTGGCCGACATGGTGTCGATGGCGCGGCCCTTCCTGGCCGATCCGGACTTCGTCGCCAAGGCGGCGGCGGGCCGGCCGGAGGCGATCAACACCTGCATCGCCTGCAACCAGGCCTGCCTGGATCACATCTTCTCCGGCAAGACGGCCAGCTGTCTGGTCAACCCGCGCGCCTGCCATGAGACGGAACTGGTGATCGTCCCCGCCGTGAAGCGCAAGCGAGTCGCCGTGGTTGGTGCCGGCCCGGCCGGCCTCGCCTGCGCCACCACGGCGGCGGAGCGCGGGCATGAGGTGCATCTGTTCGACGCGGCCGACGAGATCGGCGGCCAGTTCAACATGGCCAAGCTGATTCCCGGCAAGGAGGAGTTCCACGAGACCCTGCGCTATTTCCGCAACCGGCTGGCGGAGACCGGCGTGGCGCTGCATCTGGGGCGGCGGGTGACGGCAGAGGATCTGACGGGCGCCGGCTTCGACGAGGTGGTGCTGGCGACCGGGGTGGTGCCGCGCGACCCGAAGATCCCCGGCCAGGACCATCCCAAGGTGCTGACCTATGTCGACGTGCTGCGCGGCGCCAAGCCGGTCGGCCGGCGCGTCGCGGTGGTGGGGGCCGGCGGCATCGGCTTCGACGTCAGCGAATTCCTGGCGCAGGAGGAACCGTCGCCCAGCCTCGACCCGGCGCTGTGGCGTGCCGAATGGGGGGTGGCCGATCCGGCTGAGGCGCGCGGCGGCGTCGCCGGCATCCGCCCCCACCTGACGCCGCCGGCGCGCGAGATCGTGCTGCTCCAGCGCAAGGCGACCAAGCCCGGCGCCGGCCTGGGCAAGACCACCGGCTGGATCCACCGGGCGCAGCTGAAGATGAAGACCATCAAGGCGCTGTCCGGCGTGAACTACGCGCGCATCGACGACGAGGGGCTGACCGTCAGCTTCGGCGAAAAGCGCGAGAAGGTGCAGACGCTGGCGGTCGATACCATCGTTCTGTGCACCGGGCAGGAACCGCTGCGCGAGCTGCACGCCCCGCTGGAGGCCGCCGGCATCGCCGTCCACCTGATCGGCGGCGCCGACGTGGCGGCGGAGCTGGACGCCAAGCGCGCCATCGCCCAGGGGACGCGGCTGGCCGCCGGGCTGTAGGGGCAACGCGCCCTCTCTCCACAGCCATGGCGGGAGTGAGGGCGCCTTTGTCACACCCATGGGCGGACGCATCACGAGCGAAACTGCTTGCCGTTCCAGCTGATATATTAGTATTCTGAGGCATGTGCTTCTGAGGAGGCTGGACGCCATGCCATCGGGCAACCCGCCGGCCAAAACCGGTTCCATCGCGGTCCCCCCGCCATCAACGACGCCGACCCTGTCGGCCAAGGCCGCTCCGCTCTTGAGCCGCCCGCCGGCGCGCCGGGACATGCGGCGCGGTCCGACCGCTGCCGACGCCATCCACCGCGACCTGCGGGCGGAGATCGTGTCGCTGAAGCGCAAGCCGGGCGAACCCATCGCCGAGAAGCAGATCGCCGAGGCCTATGGCGTCAGCCGCACGCCGGTGCGCGAAGCGGTGCTGCGTCTGGCGGACGAGGGGCTGATCGAGATTTTCCCGCAGTCCGGCACCTTCGTCGCCCGCATTCCGCTGGGCGCCCTGCCGGAAGCCGGCGTGATCCGCAAGGTGCTGGAGCGGGCCACCGTTCGCTTCGCCGCCGAACGCGCCACCCGCAGCCAGATCGCAGCACTCCACGCCTGCCTGGAACAGCAGCGCGAGGTCGATGCGGAGGGCGACGCCGACGGCTTCCATCAGGCCGACGAGGCTTTCCACGCCCAGATCACCGAGATGGCGGGCTATCCCGGCTTCTGGGGCATCATCCAGCAGGCGAAGGTCCAGCTCGACCGCTGCCGCCGCCTGACCCTGCCGGTCCCCGGCCGCATGCGCACGGTGATCGCCGAGCATGAGGCCATCGTCGAGGCCATCGCCGGCCACGACCCCGACCGCGCCGAACAGAGCCTGATCCGGCATCTGGACAATTTGCAGATCACGGTGGACGACGTGCGCAATGCCGCCCCGCTCTATTTCTCCGGCAGCCTGACCGACGGGGCCGCCCTTCCCGATGGAGCACCCTGATGACGAACGAAACCCGCCGCCGCGTCGGCGTCATCGGACTGGGCATGGCCTCGGCCCCGCATGCGCAGAGCCTGATCGATCTGGCCGGCCGGGTGGAGGTGGCGGGCTGCTTCAGCCCGTCTGCCGAGCGCCGCGCCGCCTTCTCTGCCCGCCACGGCCTGCCGGTGGTCGACCGGTTGGAGACGCTGCTGGAGGATCCGGCGCTGTCGGCCGTCCTGCTGCTGACCCCTCCCGACACCCATGCCGATCTGGTGGCGCGCTGCGCCGCCGCCGGCAAGCATGTGCTGCTGGAAAAGCCGCTGGACGCCACGCCGGAGGGGGCGCGGGCGGTGGTCGATGTGATGGAAACCGCCGGGCTGACGCTGGGCGTCATGCTGCAGCACCGCTTCCGGGCGTCGGTGGAGCGGCTGGCGGCGCTGATGCGTGACGGCGTGCTGGGCCGGCCGTTGACGGCGGCGGTTTCGGTGCGCTGGTGGCGCGACGCCGCCTATTACGCCCAGCCCGGCCGCGGCAAGAAGGCGCGCGACGGCGGCGGCGTGCTGCTGACCCAGGCGATCCACACGCTCGACGCCTTCGTCAGCCTGCTCGGCCTGCCGGACCGGGTCGCGGGATTTGCCGCGACGAGCGTCTTGCGCAGCCGGGACACGGGCATGGACACGGAGGATGTGGTCGCCGCCGCGCTCCGCTACGGCAACGGCCTGCTGGCGACCGTCGATGCGACGACCGCCGCCTATCCCGGCTATCCGGAGCGGATCGAGATCGCCGGCACCGGCGGCTCGGCGGTGCTGGCCGGCGACCGGCTTGAGGTGCAGCTGGTCACGGGCGAGCGCATCGTCGCGGGTCAGGACGGCGCCACGCTGGGCGGCGGGGCCGACCCGATGGCCTTTTCCCACCAGCACCACCGCGCCGTGCTGTCCGACTTCCTCGACGCGCTCGACCAGGGGCGCCGGCCGCGGGTGGACGGGCGCGAAGCGCTGAAGGTCCACCGGCTGATCGAGGCGCTGCTGGAGGCCGCAGGCAGCGGCAGAATCGTGGAGGTCGGCACTCCCTGATCCCCACTTCTCCCAGCGATTCCGGCGGTCGCAAGCACGGCCTTGCGGAATCCACCACTTTGGCGTAAAGCGCCAGAACCAGGCCGGGCCCCTCTGGCAACCGTCACCGGTTGCGATGTCGGACTGGGAAGACAAGGAGCGGCCCGCGCCCCGTGCCCCTGACCGGCGCCTCCCGTCCGATGGTCTCGGCGTGACCCGACCGGTCGGCACGGACTTCGCGCGGCTTCTCCTCCCACATTCATCGTGATGCGAGGATTTCCGCTCAAATGACGGAACTATTCACCACAGAGGCGCTCTTTGCGCTGCTCCAGGTCATCATGATCGACCTGGTGCTGGCCGGCGACAATGCCATCGTCATCGGTCTGGCCGCCGCCGGATTGCCGCGGGAACAGCGCGGCAAGGCAATCCTGATCGGCATCCTGGCGGCCACCGTGCTGCGCATCGCCTTCGCGGCCGTCACCACCCAGCTTCTCCAGATCATCGGGCTGCTGCTGGCCGGCGGTGTGCTGCTGCTGTGGGTCTGCTGGAAGATGTGGCGCGAACTGCGCCAGTCGCACGAGGAGGACGAGGCGGTCGAGGCGCTGGAGGACGATGGCGGGGCCGAAGCCTCCGGGCCGCGCAAGACCCTCGGTCAGGCGGTCTGGCAGATCGTGGTCGCCGACGTGTCGATGTCGCTCGACAATGTTCTGGCCGTCGCCGGTGCGGCGCGCGAACATCTGGGGGTGCTGGTCATCGGCCTGACACTGTCCATCGCCCTGATGGGACTTGCCGCCAGCGTCATCGCCCGCGTCCTGCACAAGCACCGCTGGCTGGCCTATGTCGGCCTCTCCATCATCCTCTACGTCGCTCTGCACATGATCTACCGCGGCGCCATCGAGGTGTGGCCCCTGGTGAACGGCCACGCCTGATCGGCCAGGGCGACCGGGTTCCGCTTTCCAGCGGTCGGGGGGAGGGGCGTGAAGAGCGCTGAGGCTGAATGTCGCACTCGCCCCCCTGCGAGGATTTGTGATCTGGCTGAAACCCGCTCCTGCAGTCACTTTGTCCCTCTCCGTGCCAATCCGATTCTGTTTAATGTCCAAACGGTAGTTGCCTCTTTGAACTTTCAGGGTTGCGCGCAGATTGATATACTAATATCCTAAGAATCGAGAACAGGG
The nucleotide sequence above comes from Azospirillum sp. TSA2s. Encoded proteins:
- the glxR gene encoding 2-hydroxy-3-oxopropionate reductase, which translates into the protein MKVGFIGLGIMGTPMAGHLLDAGHTLYVHDIKPVPAELTSKGAIPCPSGAEVAAAAEVIITMVPDTPHVGTALFGENGVAAGLSSGKIVVDMSSISPIETKEYAKRINDLGCAYLDAPVSGGEVGAKAASLTIMVGGPQEAFDTVKPLFDKMGKNVTLVGGNGDGQTTKVANQIIVALTIEAVAEALLFASKAGADPAKVRQALMGGFASSRILEVHGERMINRNFTPGFRIELHQKDLNLALSGAKALNLSLPHTASCQQLFNACAAQGGSAWDHSGMLRALELLAGHEVGSK
- the hyi gene encoding hydroxypyruvate isomerase codes for the protein MVQFAANLTMLYNERPFLDRFAAAADAGFRGVEYLFPYDFPADALAEKLRRHGLTQVLHNLPAGNWGGGERGIAIMPDRVQEFRDGVARAIDYAGTLGCKQVNCLVGILPQGGDAAAAESTLVGNLAYAADALAGAGIKLLVEPINTRDIPGFYLTRTKQALDLIDKVGSNNLYVQYDIYHMQIMEGDLARTIEANLARIAHVQLADNPGRNEPGTGEINYPFLFKHLDAIGYSGWVGCEYKPKTTTDEGLGWFAPYKTEPAHV
- a CDS encoding NADPH-dependent 2,4-dienoyl-CoA reductase → MTQPETMPGSQPYPHLLAPLDLGFTVLKNRVLMGSMHTGLEDRRRHFPRLAAYFAERARGGVGLMVTGGFSPNVEGWLSPFGSTLARHGAARAHRVITDAVHAEDGKIALQILHAGRYAYSPLSVAPSRIKSPITPFTPRALTARGVERQIRAYVRCAELAREAGYDGVEVMGSEGYLINQFLVTHTNQRTDKWGGSYENRMRFPVEIVSRMREAVGRDFIIIYRLSMLDLIPDGSNWEEVVQLAQAIERAGATIINTGIGWHEARVPTIATSVPRANFAWVTGKLKGAVSIPLCTTNRINTPEVGDAVIGEGLADMVSMARPFLADPDFVAKAAAGRPEAINTCIACNQACLDHIFSGKTASCLVNPRACHETELVIVPAVKRKRVAVVGAGPAGLACATTAAERGHEVHLFDAADEIGGQFNMAKLIPGKEEFHETLRYFRNRLAETGVALHLGRRVTAEDLTGAGFDEVVLATGVVPRDPKIPGQDHPKVLTYVDVLRGAKPVGRRVAVVGAGGIGFDVSEFLAQEEPSPSLDPALWRAEWGVADPAEARGGVAGIRPHLTPPAREIVLLQRKATKPGAGLGKTTGWIHRAQLKMKTIKALSGVNYARIDDEGLTVSFGEKREKVQTLAVDTIVLCTGQEPLRELHAPLEAAGIAVHLIGGADVAAELDAKRAIAQGTRLAAGL
- a CDS encoding GntR family transcriptional regulator, whose translation is MPSGNPPAKTGSIAVPPPSTTPTLSAKAAPLLSRPPARRDMRRGPTAADAIHRDLRAEIVSLKRKPGEPIAEKQIAEAYGVSRTPVREAVLRLADEGLIEIFPQSGTFVARIPLGALPEAGVIRKVLERATVRFAAERATRSQIAALHACLEQQREVDAEGDADGFHQADEAFHAQITEMAGYPGFWGIIQQAKVQLDRCRRLTLPVPGRMRTVIAEHEAIVEAIAGHDPDRAEQSLIRHLDNLQITVDDVRNAAPLYFSGSLTDGAALPDGAP
- a CDS encoding Gfo/Idh/MocA family protein, which codes for MTNETRRRVGVIGLGMASAPHAQSLIDLAGRVEVAGCFSPSAERRAAFSARHGLPVVDRLETLLEDPALSAVLLLTPPDTHADLVARCAAAGKHVLLEKPLDATPEGARAVVDVMETAGLTLGVMLQHRFRASVERLAALMRDGVLGRPLTAAVSVRWWRDAAYYAQPGRGKKARDGGGVLLTQAIHTLDAFVSLLGLPDRVAGFAATSVLRSRDTGMDTEDVVAAALRYGNGLLATVDATTAAYPGYPERIEIAGTGGSAVLAGDRLEVQLVTGERIVAGQDGATLGGGADPMAFSHQHHRAVLSDFLDALDQGRRPRVDGREALKVHRLIEALLEAAGSGRIVEVGTP
- a CDS encoding TerC family protein, coding for MTELFTTEALFALLQVIMIDLVLAGDNAIVIGLAAAGLPREQRGKAILIGILAATVLRIAFAAVTTQLLQIIGLLLAGGVLLLWVCWKMWRELRQSHEEDEAVEALEDDGGAEASGPRKTLGQAVWQIVVADVSMSLDNVLAVAGAAREHLGVLVIGLTLSIALMGLAASVIARVLHKHRWLAYVGLSIILYVALHMIYRGAIEVWPLVNGHA